A DNA window from Engystomops pustulosus chromosome 10, aEngPut4.maternal, whole genome shotgun sequence contains the following coding sequences:
- the LOC140103987 gene encoding beta-1,3-galactosyltransferase 2-like, translating to MFLRKCLFCCPWTKLNTKRLVLHVIILGFVTIAFLFFMLLTVNNYSWVPWRPVNTYMLRSHDLSNLHYLKGENNNSAEEKNPEIFPPKEQALEPEINNFKYIINEPNKCRENKPFLIFLIAVQTWQSEARQAIRETWGKEDLFPGVQTLRLFLLGTDATSTNSTKQALTEESQKYHDIILQDYMDTYNNLTIKSLMGFKWIATYCPQIPYVMKTDSDMFVNTEYLIKKLLLPDKPPRKNYITGYLMTDFSPNRNTQSKWYMSPELYPGERYPVFCSGTGYVFSGDLAEKIFKVSARIKLLHLEDVFVGICLQKLGISPVPPPRNSDFNHWKVSYSHCLYNRIVTSHQFEPSELIRYWESVQQNKHLCG from the coding sequence ATGTTCCTGAGGAAATGCCTCTTCTGCTGTCCATGGACGAAGCTGAACACGAAACGTTTAGTGCTCCATGTCATAATTTTAGGATTTGTCACTATAGCATTCCTGTTCTTCATGTTGCTGACTGTAAACAATTATAGTTGGGTTCCTTGGAGACCTGTTAATACATACATGCTAAGATCACATGATTTGTCTAACCTTCATTACCTGAAAGGTGAAAACAATAATTCAGCAGAGGAAAAGAATCCTGAAATATTTCCACCAAAGGAACAAGCTTTAGAACCCGAAATAAACAACTTCAAATATATAATTAATGAGCCAAATAAATGCAGAGAAAACAAACCTTTTCTTATTTTTCTCATAGCTGTGCAAACATGGCAGAGCGAAGCCCGCCAAGCAATCCGGGAAACGTGGGGAAAAGAAGACCTTTTTCCTGGTGTTCAAACACTACGACTGTTTTTATTAGGAACAGATGCTACATCTACTAATAGCACAAAGCAAGCCCTTACTGAGGAAAGTCAAAAGTATCATGACATCATATTGCAGGATTATATGGACACCTATAACAACTTAACAATAAAGTCTTTGATGGGATTTAAATGGATAGCAACATACTGTCCACAAATCCCCTATGTCATGAAGACAGACAGTGACATGTTTGTTAATACAGAATATTTAATTAAGAAACTGCTGCTACCGGACAAGCCACCTAGAAAAAATTACATCACTGGTTATTTAATGACAGATTTTTCACCTAATCGTAATACCCAGAGCAAGTGGTACATGTCACCGGAACTATACCCAGGTGAACGTTATCCTGTTTTCTGCTCAGGAACAGGTTATGTATTTTCAGGAGACCTAGCAGAGAAGATCTTTAAGGTGTCTGCAAGAATTAAATTGCTTCACTTAGAAGATGTATTTGTTGGCATTTGTCTACAAAAACTAGGAATTTCCCCTGTACCACCACCTAGAAACTCCGATTTTAACCACTGGAAAGTCTCATATTCTCATTGCCTGTACAACCGAATTGTTACTTCCCACCAATTTGAGCCCAGTGAACTGATCAGATATTGGGAGAGTGTACAGCAAAATAAACATCTCTGCGGATAA